The following proteins are co-located in the Billgrantia tianxiuensis genome:
- a CDS encoding FecCD family ABC transporter permease, giving the protein MVFRWRWVWLAPSTLFLAVMAGTAIGETAIPLETILKVLANRLWGAEHAVDRIDAGIIWNYRLSRAILAACCGAGLALSGVVLQALLRNPLADPFLMGISAGASTGAVAVTIAGLGAGVVTLSLGAFAGAGLAFSLVVLLARAAGSGTGGGRSAQAAGAIILAGIAGSQLFNALTAFIIAKSANAEQARGIMFWLMGNLSGVRWDDVTLGLPAALGGLLVCLWYRRALDAFTFGADSAASMGIAVRRVRAILIAVMALVTATMVSMVGAIGFVGLVIPHAMRFLVGNRHTRLIPASALAGAVFLIGADIISRVIVPGQVLPIGVVTALVGAPAFAVILIRGTRRR; this is encoded by the coding sequence ATGGTTTTTCGATGGCGCTGGGTCTGGCTCGCGCCATCGACGCTGTTCCTGGCCGTGATGGCCGGCACCGCGATCGGCGAAACGGCGATTCCGCTGGAGACCATTCTCAAGGTATTGGCGAACCGGCTGTGGGGAGCGGAGCATGCCGTCGACCGAATCGACGCCGGCATCATCTGGAATTACCGGCTCAGCCGCGCCATCCTCGCCGCCTGTTGCGGTGCCGGGCTGGCCTTGTCCGGCGTCGTCCTGCAAGCCCTGCTGCGCAACCCGCTGGCCGACCCTTTCCTGATGGGAATTTCCGCCGGCGCCTCGACCGGCGCCGTGGCGGTCACCATCGCCGGACTCGGTGCCGGCGTCGTGACGCTCTCGCTCGGCGCCTTTGCCGGTGCGGGGCTGGCGTTCTCCCTGGTGGTACTGCTCGCCCGTGCCGCCGGCAGCGGCACCGGGGGTGGGCGCAGCGCCCAGGCCGCAGGTGCCATCATTCTGGCCGGTATCGCCGGGTCGCAGCTGTTCAATGCCCTTACCGCCTTCATCATTGCCAAGTCGGCGAATGCCGAACAGGCCCGGGGCATCATGTTCTGGCTGATGGGCAACCTCTCGGGGGTGCGCTGGGACGACGTCACCCTGGGCCTGCCCGCCGCCCTGGGCGGCCTGCTGGTGTGCCTATGGTATCGGCGCGCCCTGGACGCCTTCACCTTCGGTGCCGACAGCGCCGCCTCGATGGGCATCGCCGTGCGCCGCGTGCGGGCGATCCTGATCGCCGTCATGGCGCTGGTGACGGCAACGATGGTGTCGATGGTCGGCGCCATCGGCTTCGTGGGGCTGGTGATTCCTCATGCCATGCGCTTTCTGGTGGGCAACCGCCACACCCGGCTGATACCGGCATCGGCGTTGGCCGGCGCCGTGTTCCTGATCGGCGCCGACATCATCTCGCGCGTCATCGTGCCGGGGCAGGTGCTGCCGATCGGCGTGGTCACGGCCCTGGTCGGGGCGCCGGCTTTCGCCGTCATTCTGATTCGTGGGACGAGAAGACGATGA
- a CDS encoding ABC transporter ATP-binding protein encodes MKLTAESVGWAIHGHKLLDDVSLGIAPGETFGLIGPNGSGKTTLLRVLAGLQRPKRGRVLLDDRPMQAMPQRDIARSIAFVEQQAETHERIGAREVVELGRTPFLSPLQPWTEQDDAIVHRALEDVGMLPLAERLWHTLSGGERQRVHIARALAQQPRILLLDEPTNHLDIRHQLSILRLVKQLPVTVVIALHDLNQAMDCDRIGVMEAGRLVDLGTPEQVLTAARLRRTFGVQADIIEDPVDRRRIMRFRCAL; translated from the coding sequence ATGAAACTGACCGCGGAAAGCGTCGGCTGGGCAATCCACGGGCACAAGCTGCTGGATGACGTCAGCCTCGGCATTGCGCCCGGCGAGACCTTCGGCCTGATCGGCCCGAACGGCTCGGGCAAGACCACGCTGCTGCGCGTACTGGCCGGACTGCAACGACCGAAGCGTGGGCGTGTGCTGCTGGACGACCGACCGATGCAGGCAATGCCGCAGCGCGATATCGCCCGTAGCATCGCTTTCGTCGAGCAGCAGGCGGAGACTCACGAGCGCATCGGCGCCAGGGAGGTGGTGGAGCTGGGCCGCACCCCCTTCCTCTCGCCGCTGCAACCCTGGACCGAGCAGGATGACGCCATCGTCCACCGCGCCCTCGAAGACGTCGGCATGCTGCCCCTGGCAGAACGCCTCTGGCACACCCTCTCCGGCGGCGAACGCCAGCGCGTGCACATTGCGCGCGCCCTGGCTCAGCAGCCGCGCATTCTGCTGCTCGACGAGCCCACCAACCACCTCGACATCCGCCACCAGCTCTCGATCCTGCGGCTGGTCAAGCAGCTGCCGGTGACGGTGGTCATCGCCCTGCACGACCTCAACCAGGCCATGGACTGCGACCGTATCGGCGTGATGGAAGCCGGCCGGCTGGTCGACCTCGGCACGCCCGAGCAGGTGCTGACCGCCGCCAGGCTGCGCCGCACCTTCGGCGTGCAGGCCGACATCATCGAAGACCCCGTCGATCGACGCCGGATCATGCGCTTTCGCTGCGCACTATGA
- a CDS encoding ABC transporter ATP-binding protein — protein MNRLEIRELVIDVPGRRDGRALTLSVEPGQVWGVLGPNGAGKTTLLHTLAGLRGPRAGQVLIDGRPLAALGRRQVARKLGLVFQERHDGFPATVRETALIGRHPWLSAWQMEGGEDLRLAEAALERLDVDHLAERLVSTLSGGERQRLAIATVLTQAPQIWLADEPTNHLDLHHQSAVMALLAEQAAEGRAVMMCLHDLNLAARWCDHLLLLYPDGEACWGPARDMLVPAALERLYGQRLATAEIDGAPVFVPIR, from the coding sequence ATGAACCGCCTCGAGATCCGCGAGCTGGTCATCGACGTGCCGGGGCGGCGCGACGGCCGGGCGCTCACGCTCAGCGTCGAGCCGGGGCAGGTGTGGGGCGTGCTCGGTCCCAACGGCGCCGGCAAGACCACCCTGCTGCACACCCTGGCTGGGCTGCGCGGGCCGCGGGCAGGGCAGGTGCTGATCGACGGCCGCCCGCTGGCGGCGCTGGGCCGGCGACAGGTGGCGCGTAAGCTGGGGCTGGTGTTCCAGGAGCGCCACGACGGCTTTCCCGCCACGGTGCGCGAGACCGCACTGATCGGTCGGCATCCGTGGCTGTCGGCGTGGCAGATGGAGGGTGGCGAGGACCTGCGCCTGGCCGAGGCGGCGCTCGAGCGGCTCGATGTCGATCACCTGGCCGAGCGCCTGGTCAGCACGCTCTCGGGAGGGGAGCGCCAGCGCCTGGCGATTGCCACCGTGCTGACCCAGGCGCCGCAGATCTGGCTCGCCGACGAGCCCACCAACCATCTCGATCTGCATCACCAGAGCGCGGTGATGGCGCTGCTCGCCGAGCAGGCCGCCGAGGGCCGCGCGGTGATGATGTGCCTGCACGATCTCAACCTGGCGGCACGCTGGTGCGACCACCTGCTGCTGCTCTATCCCGACGGCGAGGCGTGCTGGGGGCCGGCCAGAGACATGCTGGTACCCGCCGCCCTGGAGCGGCTCTATGGCCAGCGCCTGGCCACCGCCGAGATCGACGGCGCCCCGGTGTTCGTGCCCATTAGATGA
- a CDS encoding cobalamin-binding protein: protein MLALALSGPVAGEARAGSLCAIDDRDREVCLDQPAERIAALSPGATELVYAAGAGEKVVAVVAFSDYPPEARDVPSVGSHTRMDLETLVTLTPDLVIGWMTGNPPEQLETIEALGMPVFYIEPRDFEGVSSAVERLALLADTREQGDRVAAEFRDGMAALAGRYADAEPISVFYQVWDEPLMTINDEHLIGKVLTLCGGVNVFGELSRLVPRIDDESVLAADPEAILAGGMGEENRGWLTHWQQYPSLTAVERDNLYFVPPSLIQRPTPRLLEGSRLFCEQLERARAKR from the coding sequence TTGCTGGCACTGGCCCTGTCGGGGCCGGTGGCCGGCGAGGCGCGTGCCGGTTCGCTGTGCGCCATCGACGACCGCGACCGTGAGGTGTGTCTTGACCAGCCTGCCGAGCGCATCGCCGCGCTCTCGCCCGGTGCCACCGAGCTGGTCTACGCCGCCGGGGCGGGGGAGAAGGTGGTGGCGGTGGTGGCCTTCAGCGACTATCCGCCCGAAGCCAGGGACGTACCGTCGGTGGGCAGCCATACCCGCATGGATCTGGAGACCCTGGTGACGCTGACCCCCGACCTGGTGATCGGCTGGATGACCGGCAACCCTCCCGAGCAGCTCGAGACCATCGAGGCGCTGGGCATGCCGGTGTTCTACATCGAGCCGCGGGACTTCGAGGGAGTTTCCAGCGCCGTCGAGCGTCTGGCGCTGCTGGCCGATACCCGCGAGCAGGGCGATCGCGTGGCGGCCGAGTTCCGCGACGGCATGGCGGCGCTGGCCGGGCGCTACGCCGATGCCGAGCCGATATCGGTGTTCTACCAGGTGTGGGACGAGCCGCTGATGACCATCAACGACGAGCACCTGATCGGCAAGGTGCTGACCCTATGCGGCGGGGTCAACGTGTTTGGCGAGCTGTCGCGGCTGGTGCCGCGCATCGACGACGAGTCGGTGCTGGCCGCCGACCCCGAGGCGATCCTGGCCGGCGGCATGGGCGAGGAGAACCGCGGCTGGCTGACCCATTGGCAGCAGTATCCGAGCCTGACCGCCGTCGAACGCGACAATCTCTACTTCGTGCCGCCATCGTTGATCCAGCGCCCCACGCCGCGGCTGCTCGAGGGCAGCCGCCTGTTCTGCGAGCAGCTCGAGCGTGCCCGTGCCAAGCGCTGA
- a CDS encoding bifunctional adenosylcobinamide kinase/adenosylcobinamide-phosphate guanylyltransferase, translating into MQLFIGGTCAGKRGVVRQRFDAPHWHSAHARDRLEAWPSVADTACLVLEGWERWIGERLAAEPDDDRLRQAMVRELDALRAWEAEQGGQAVLILLEMGRGIVPLGLDNRRLRDLNGWLAQDTAARCERVWYVWNGLVKELSC; encoded by the coding sequence ATGCAGCTCTTCATCGGCGGTACCTGCGCCGGCAAGCGCGGCGTCGTAAGGCAACGCTTCGACGCCCCGCATTGGCACTCCGCCCATGCGCGAGACCGGCTCGAGGCGTGGCCTTCGGTTGCCGACACCGCATGCCTGGTGCTGGAGGGCTGGGAGCGCTGGATCGGCGAGCGGCTCGCCGCCGAGCCCGACGACGACCGGCTGCGCCAGGCCATGGTGCGGGAGCTCGATGCGCTGCGGGCCTGGGAGGCCGAACAGGGCGGCCAGGCGGTGCTGATCCTGCTCGAGATGGGCCGCGGTATCGTGCCGCTCGGCCTGGATAACAGGCGCCTGCGCGACCTCAACGGCTGGCTGGCCCAGGATACCGCGGCCCGCTGCGAGCGGGTGTGGTACGTATGGAACGGACTGGTGAAAGAGCTAAGTTGTTGA
- a CDS encoding histidine phosphatase family protein gives MAAAGRLELVVVRHGVTQWNRERRYQGQRDIPLLLPEALPGLDRLREALEEQTFDAVHCSDLTRCRQTLAHVVEGRERAWPTHFDARLRELDFGDYEGRTYDELKSQPFYRAWIDSEGQQPPPGGESTAELRQRLDDWFADLVNGCSPHDHHRVLVVCHGGVIRELRRRFEGIGFWEGGVVQAEGRRFTFTHDGGRWQCSSSSAVPAPASAAS, from the coding sequence ATGGCTGCTGCTGGTCGCCTGGAGCTGGTGGTCGTTCGTCACGGGGTGACGCAGTGGAATCGCGAGCGTCGCTACCAGGGGCAGCGCGACATCCCGCTGCTGCTGCCCGAGGCCTTGCCTGGTCTCGACCGGCTGCGCGAGGCGCTGGAGGAGCAAACCTTCGATGCCGTGCACTGCAGCGATTTGACCCGCTGCCGGCAGACCCTGGCGCACGTGGTCGAAGGGCGCGAGCGGGCCTGGCCGACGCACTTCGATGCGCGCCTGCGCGAGCTCGACTTCGGCGACTACGAGGGGCGCACCTATGATGAGCTGAAGTCGCAGCCCTTCTATCGCGCCTGGATCGACAGCGAAGGCCAGCAGCCGCCGCCCGGCGGCGAATCCACCGCCGAGCTGCGCCAGCGGCTCGACGACTGGTTCGCCGACCTCGTGAACGGCTGCTCGCCACACGACCACCATCGCGTGCTGGTGGTCTGCCATGGCGGCGTGATTCGCGAGCTGCGCCGCCGCTTCGAGGGCATCGGCTTCTGGGAGGGCGGCGTCGTTCAGGCCGAGGGGCGCCGATTCACCTTCACTCATGACGGAGGGCGCTGGCAATGCAGCTCTTCATCGGCGGTACCTGCGCCGGCAAGCGCGGCGTCGTAA
- the cobS gene encoding adenosylcobinamide-GDP ribazoletransferase: MKDAAFGLVLALQFLTRLPLPFACPWTPATRRWAVRCYPLVGMLLGGLLATAALLENLLPAPLLALALLTLWVALSGGLHLDGLMDVADALGSNAPLERKWEIMKDPHVGSFGILALVFLLLWKAALLFVLLQAGASLLLLVMILGLGRFSAVALLVLAPAARPEGMAASWKRDLSPRDLWLAALPLLPLAALVPGGVWLCLALAPFLMLYAWGMLRAFKGINGDIVGTAIEGGELWLLLVAWSWWSFVTG, from the coding sequence ATGAAAGACGCCGCCTTTGGCCTGGTGCTGGCGCTGCAGTTCCTCACCCGCCTGCCGCTGCCGTTCGCCTGCCCCTGGACGCCGGCCACCCGGCGCTGGGCGGTGCGATGCTATCCGCTGGTGGGCATGCTGCTCGGCGGCCTGCTGGCGACAGCCGCGCTGCTCGAGAACCTGCTGCCCGCGCCGCTGCTGGCGCTGGCCCTGCTCACGCTGTGGGTGGCGCTCTCCGGCGGGCTGCACCTGGACGGCCTGATGGACGTGGCCGACGCCCTGGGCAGCAACGCGCCGCTGGAGCGCAAGTGGGAGATCATGAAGGATCCCCATGTGGGCAGCTTCGGCATCCTGGCGCTGGTGTTCCTGCTGCTGTGGAAGGCTGCGCTGCTGTTCGTGCTGCTCCAAGCCGGCGCCAGCCTGCTGCTGCTGGTGATGATCCTGGGGCTGGGGCGCTTTTCTGCCGTGGCGCTGCTGGTGCTGGCCCCGGCGGCGCGGCCCGAGGGCATGGCCGCCAGCTGGAAGCGCGATCTTTCACCGCGCGATCTCTGGCTTGCGGCGCTGCCGCTGCTGCCGCTGGCCGCACTGGTGCCGGGAGGCGTGTGGCTGTGCCTTGCACTGGCGCCGTTCCTGATGCTCTATGCCTGGGGCATGCTGCGCGCCTTCAAGGGCATCAACGGCGATATCGTCGGAACCGCAATCGAGGGAGGAGAGCTATGGCTGCTGCTGGTCGCCTGGAGCTGGTGGTCGTTCGTCACGGGGTGA
- a CDS encoding bifunctional adenosylcobinamide kinase/adenosylcobinamide-phosphate guanylyltransferase, with the protein MIAFISGGARSGKSTHAEALARRWQAERGGARYYLATAMSGSDEWQARIGRHRQARGEGWITLEEPVDLIAALERVETGSTLLLDCLTLWASQLLYSSEHASHASELAEVQGIAMIERLLAEARRRDVALVIVSNDVNEGMPPEDAEVWRYLAFLQRVHRLVAQEADEVIQVMAGLPQVWKRRGEERS; encoded by the coding sequence ATGATCGCTTTCATCAGCGGCGGGGCGCGCTCCGGCAAGAGCACCCATGCCGAAGCCCTGGCGCGGCGCTGGCAGGCCGAGCGGGGCGGGGCCCGCTACTACCTGGCGACCGCCATGAGCGGCAGCGACGAGTGGCAGGCCCGCATCGGTCGCCATCGGCAAGCCCGGGGCGAGGGCTGGATCACCCTGGAGGAGCCGGTGGATCTCATCGCCGCCCTCGAGCGGGTGGAGACCGGCAGCACGCTGTTGCTCGACTGCCTGACCCTGTGGGCCAGCCAACTGCTCTATTCCAGCGAGCATGCCAGTCATGCCAGCGAGCTCGCCGAGGTGCAGGGCATCGCCATGATCGAGCGCCTGCTGGCCGAGGCCCGGCGACGCGACGTGGCGCTGGTGATCGTCTCCAACGACGTCAACGAGGGCATGCCCCCTGAGGACGCCGAAGTATGGCGCTACCTGGCCTTTCTGCAGCGAGTCCACCGCCTGGTGGCACAGGAGGCGGATGAGGTGATCCAGGTGATGGCCGGGCTGCCGCAGGTGTGGAAACGCCGTGGTGAGGAGCGCTCATGA
- the cobD gene encoding threonine-phosphate decarboxylase CobD, producing MSDWPSHGGRPEQLLPRFGLAGDSEVIDFSANLNPLGPPPWLAQRLAACVTELAVYPDPDYCEARDAIAMSEGLGPKQVRLTNGGAEAIFLAAALLARQGVRRAAIVQPTFGEYERACRHYGIAVEHVELAPGSFALDEARADEAMRDAGALFLCRPNNPTGTLIERGVVERLLATGRSHGAMLVVDEAFVDFVTPDERLTPLLARFDNLLLLRSMTKLYAIPGLRLGYLLGSAAAVNAIAELQPPWSVNALAAGLVAPLLADRDYLARTRAWLDAERPWLQGELAALGLDVVPSHANFLLFRDARLQDARGGSMPALLEHLARGGILVRHTHHFIGLEGAWLRVAVRSRPENRALVEAIARWRHP from the coding sequence ATGAGCGACTGGCCGAGCCATGGCGGGCGCCCCGAGCAGCTGCTGCCGCGCTTCGGCCTCGCTGGCGACAGTGAGGTCATCGACTTCAGTGCCAACCTCAACCCGCTGGGGCCGCCGCCCTGGCTGGCGCAGCGGCTCGCCGCCTGCGTGACGGAACTCGCCGTCTATCCCGACCCTGACTATTGCGAGGCGCGAGACGCTATCGCCATGAGCGAAGGGCTCGGGCCCAAGCAGGTAAGGCTCACCAACGGCGGCGCCGAGGCGATCTTCCTCGCTGCGGCGCTGCTGGCCAGGCAGGGGGTGCGTCGGGCCGCGATCGTGCAGCCCACCTTCGGCGAGTATGAGCGGGCCTGCCGCCACTACGGCATCGCCGTGGAGCATGTCGAGCTGGCGCCGGGCAGTTTTGCGCTGGATGAGGCACGTGCCGATGAGGCCATGCGCGATGCCGGCGCGCTGTTCCTGTGTCGCCCCAACAACCCCACCGGAACGCTGATCGAGCGCGGGGTCGTCGAGCGCCTGCTGGCGACGGGCCGTAGCCACGGCGCCATGCTGGTGGTGGACGAGGCGTTCGTCGATTTCGTCACGCCGGACGAGCGACTCACGCCGCTGCTGGCTCGCTTCGACAACCTGCTGCTGCTGCGCTCGATGACCAAGCTTTACGCCATTCCCGGCCTGCGGCTGGGCTACCTGCTGGGCTCAGCCGCAGCGGTAAACGCTATTGCCGAGTTGCAGCCGCCGTGGAGCGTCAACGCTCTGGCGGCGGGGTTGGTCGCGCCGCTGTTGGCGGACCGGGACTATCTTGCGCGAACCCGCGCCTGGCTCGACGCCGAGCGCCCCTGGCTGCAGGGCGAGCTCGCGGCGCTGGGGCTCGACGTCGTGCCGTCCCACGCCAACTTCCTGTTGTTCAGGGATGCTCGGCTCCAGGATGCTCGCGGCGGGTCGATGCCGGCGCTGCTGGAACACCTGGCGCGCGGCGGCATTCTCGTCCGTCATACCCACCATTTCATCGGCCTCGAGGGCGCCTGGCTGCGGGTGGCGGTGCGCTCGCGGCCGGAGAACCGGGCGCTGGTCGAGGCCATCGCGCGTTGGAGACATCCATGA
- the cbiB gene encoding adenosylcobinamide-phosphate synthase CbiB: protein MSVEPLSLALLALLLGAIALDLLIGDPRWLPHPVVAMGRLIEVLERRWNHGSPRARRCKGFLLTGCVVALVYALAWSGLTLLAWLHPWLGRIGELLLLASALAIKGLRDAAFVVADPLVKGDLTGARRAVAMIVGRDTDTLDEAGVTRATVETVAENTVDGITAPLFWALLGGAPLALAYKAVNTLDSMVGHRSERYADFGYASARLDDLANWVPARLTALSMWLAALALPGARWRGALAGTWREAPGHPSPNAGWPEAMMAYLLGVQLGGTNTYGGRVSERVRLGEPHEPLRVVHIERAVRHMHGAWAVFFLLMAAVAGVRSAWA, encoded by the coding sequence ATGAGTGTCGAGCCGCTGAGCCTGGCCCTACTGGCACTGCTGCTGGGGGCCATCGCGCTGGATCTGCTCATCGGCGACCCGCGCTGGCTTCCCCATCCGGTGGTCGCCATGGGGCGGCTGATCGAGGTGCTGGAGCGTCGCTGGAACCACGGCAGCCCGCGAGCCCGTCGCTGCAAGGGCTTTCTGCTCACCGGTTGCGTGGTGGCGCTCGTCTATGCGCTGGCCTGGAGTGGGCTGACGCTGCTCGCCTGGCTGCACCCCTGGCTTGGGCGCATCGGCGAACTGCTGTTGCTGGCCAGCGCGCTTGCCATCAAGGGGCTGCGCGATGCCGCCTTCGTGGTGGCCGACCCGCTGGTCAAGGGCGACCTCACAGGTGCGCGCCGGGCCGTTGCGATGATCGTCGGGCGCGATACCGATACCCTCGACGAGGCCGGCGTGACCCGGGCCACGGTGGAAACCGTGGCCGAGAACACGGTCGATGGCATCACCGCGCCGCTGTTCTGGGCGCTGCTCGGCGGGGCGCCGCTGGCGCTGGCCTACAAGGCGGTGAACACCCTGGACTCCATGGTCGGCCATCGCAGCGAGCGCTACGCCGATTTCGGCTACGCTTCGGCCAGGCTCGACGACCTGGCCAACTGGGTGCCGGCCCGGCTCACCGCCCTGAGCATGTGGCTGGCCGCCCTGGCGCTGCCGGGGGCGCGCTGGCGAGGGGCACTGGCCGGCACCTGGCGCGAGGCGCCGGGCCACCCCAGCCCCAACGCCGGCTGGCCCGAAGCGATGATGGCGTACCTGCTCGGCGTGCAGCTCGGCGGCACCAATACCTACGGCGGTCGGGTCTCAGAGCGGGTAAGGCTGGGCGAGCCGCACGAGCCGCTGCGGGTCGTCCATATCGAACGTGCCGTGCGCCACATGCATGGCGCCTGGGCGGTGTTCTTCCTGCTGATGGCCGCTGTGGCCGGAGTGCGGAGCGCCTGGGCATGA
- the cobT gene encoding nicotinate-nucleotide--dimethylbenzimidazole phosphoribosyltransferase — translation MLADTLAAIVPVDDALAPTVQTRLDNLTKPPGSLGRLESLVIQLACLSGSAAPAVSPPGVIVFAADHGVAEEGVSAFPQEVTAQMVANFAAGGAAINVFARQIAARLEVVDVGVKGTVEGEGVVHDKVRPGTANFAREDAMSLAEAQRAIEVGIRAAARSHAAGCRCLIVGEMGIANTTASSALLAALSGRPASRLVGQGTGIAPARLAHKAGVIESALAARDADPTRPMEVLVKLGGLEIAAMAGAYLGAAARRMPILVDGFIATVAALVACRLAPALRGYLIFGHRSCEPGHDVALELLEAEPLLDMQLRLGEGTGAALAFPLLEAACRMLSEMATFDSAGVAAGGAEA, via the coding sequence ATGCTTGCCGATACCCTGGCCGCCATCGTACCGGTCGATGACGCTCTTGCCCCCACCGTGCAGACACGCCTCGACAACCTCACCAAGCCCCCCGGCAGCCTGGGTCGTCTCGAATCGCTGGTCATCCAGCTTGCCTGTCTGAGCGGCAGCGCTGCGCCTGCGGTGAGCCCGCCCGGGGTGATCGTCTTCGCCGCCGACCATGGCGTGGCCGAGGAGGGGGTGTCGGCCTTTCCCCAGGAGGTCACCGCGCAGATGGTGGCCAATTTCGCCGCTGGCGGTGCCGCCATCAACGTCTTTGCCCGGCAGATCGCGGCACGGCTCGAGGTCGTCGATGTCGGCGTGAAGGGTACCGTCGAAGGTGAGGGCGTGGTCCACGACAAGGTGCGTCCCGGCACCGCCAATTTCGCCCGCGAGGATGCCATGAGCCTGGCCGAGGCCCAGCGCGCCATCGAGGTCGGCATACGTGCCGCCGCGCGCAGTCACGCCGCCGGCTGCCGCTGCCTGATCGTCGGTGAGATGGGCATTGCCAACACCACCGCGAGCAGCGCCTTGCTGGCGGCGCTGAGCGGCCGGCCAGCGAGTCGCCTGGTCGGCCAGGGCACGGGTATCGCCCCTGCGCGCCTGGCTCACAAGGCCGGGGTGATCGAAAGCGCCCTGGCGGCTCGCGATGCCGACCCCACCCGGCCCATGGAAGTGCTGGTCAAGCTCGGCGGGCTGGAGATCGCCGCCATGGCCGGCGCCTACCTGGGTGCGGCCGCCCGGCGCATGCCGATCCTGGTCGATGGCTTCATCGCCACGGTGGCGGCGCTGGTGGCCTGCCGCCTCGCGCCTGCGCTGCGCGGCTACCTGATCTTCGGCCACCGTTCCTGCGAGCCGGGCCACGACGTGGCGCTGGAGCTGCTCGAGGCCGAGCCGCTGCTCGACATGCAGCTGCGCCTGGGCGAGGGCACCGGGGCGGCGCTCGCTTTCCCGCTGCTCGAAGCCGCCTGCCGCATGCTGAGCGAGATGGCCACCTTCGATTCGGCCGGGGTGGCCGCCGGTGGCGCCGAGGCATGA
- a CDS encoding HAD family hydrolase, translating to MHSAANLTEPELLALASVAARGSEHPLARAVRRYVQDVQDIQDARGAQDAGAGGELEIVQAEEVGGRGRRVSLGDGRELLLGSRAWLAEQGVATEQAADSGESEVLLACDGALSARFTLGETALLGTAETLAELRRHGLALALISGDRAPAVRRLADAVGMKAEECYAGRSPEAKAKLLAAMPQPSLYVGDGLNDVVGLATASVGVAPLGANSTVQEGASVALLKPGVAGVEVAWRLAHRTRRVMRQNLVLSGIYNLLALGLAVAMPIPPLIAVLAMVASSLSVVANSARLALAGEREPQARQQSQQVGALGTAP from the coding sequence ATGCACTCGGCGGCCAACCTGACTGAACCGGAGCTGCTGGCGCTGGCCTCGGTGGCGGCGCGTGGCAGCGAGCACCCGTTGGCGCGGGCCGTGCGTCGCTATGTTCAAGATGTGCAAGATATTCAAGATGCCCGAGGGGCCCAGGATGCCGGGGCGGGCGGGGAGCTCGAGATCGTGCAGGCCGAGGAGGTCGGCGGACGCGGGCGCCGGGTCTCACTTGGCGACGGGCGAGAGCTGCTGCTGGGCAGCCGTGCCTGGCTCGCCGAGCAGGGCGTTGCCACCGAGCAGGCCGCCGACTCGGGAGAGAGCGAAGTACTGCTGGCCTGCGACGGTGCCCTGTCGGCTCGCTTCACCCTGGGCGAGACGGCCCTGCTCGGCACCGCAGAAACGCTGGCCGAGCTGCGCCGTCACGGCCTCGCGCTGGCGCTGATCAGCGGCGACAGGGCGCCGGCGGTGAGGCGGCTGGCGGATGCGGTGGGCATGAAAGCGGAGGAGTGCTATGCCGGGCGCAGCCCCGAGGCCAAGGCCAAGCTGCTGGCGGCCATGCCGCAGCCGTCGCTCTACGTCGGCGACGGGCTCAACGACGTGGTGGGTCTAGCCACCGCCAGCGTCGGCGTGGCGCCGCTGGGTGCCAACAGCACGGTGCAGGAGGGCGCCAGCGTGGCGCTGCTCAAGCCCGGGGTGGCCGGGGTCGAGGTGGCCTGGCGCCTGGCGCACCGCACGCGCCGGGTGATGCGCCAGAATCTGGTGCTCTCCGGCATCTACAACCTGCTGGCACTGGGGCTGGCGGTGGCCATGCCGATTCCGCCTCTGATAGCGGTGCTGGCCATGGTGGCCAGCTCGCTCAGCGTGGTGGCGAATTCGGCACGCCTGGCCCTGGCCGGCGAGCGGGAGCCTCAGGCGCGACAGCAGAGCCAGCAGGTGGGAGCGCTGGGCACGGCGCCGTGA